A stretch of Branchiostoma lanceolatum isolate klBraLanc5 chromosome 14, klBraLanc5.hap2, whole genome shotgun sequence DNA encodes these proteins:
- the LOC136448960 gene encoding transcription factor ATOH1-like encodes MEDYSPTHVSELSASPFCWSPLKAAAAPADHMFGHAMDHGAVDGSILTSYGQFTPYGGEMIQEAGGERDAGRRREGRRARASRPRRCQPTPNILRYRRLAANARERRRMHGLNDAFDRLRQVVPGIGDDRQLSKYETLQMAQSYILALKELLDDEVPAPDDGSTAASRPSSPEGLSSSSSVRDTDEDLPTQNTAMTRLDGISGEDQEMTWRAREAGSGEDSGWRVQAFAVFHDTDSALLTAATKDNFPGGRWGLDR; translated from the coding sequence ATGGAAGACTACAGTCCTACCCACGTCAGTGAGCTGTCCGCCTCGCCGTTCTGTTGGAGTCCGCTCAAGGCGGCGGCGGCGCCGGCAGACCACATGTTCGGTCACGCCATGGACCACGGCGCCGTGGACGGGAGCATCCTCACGTCATACGGACAGTTCACGCCGTACGGAGGGGAGATGATACAGGAGGCCGGGGGTGAGAGGGATGCAGGGAGGAGGAGGGAGGGGAGAAGGGCGCGGGCCAGTCGGCCCAGAAGGTGTCAGCCCACTCCGAACATTCTCCGCTACCGTCGTCTGGCAGCCAACGCCCGTGAGCGCCGTCGTATGCACGGCCTGAACGACGCCTTCGACAGACTGCGACAGGTCGTGCCTGGCATCGGGGACGACCGCCAGCTCTCCAAGTACGAGACGCTTCAGATGGCGCAGAGCTACATCCTCGCCTTGAAAGAACTCCTGGACGATGAGGTGCCCGCTCCCGACGACGGATCCACAGCGGCGTCCAGACCGAGTAGTCCCGAAGGACTCAGCTCCAGTAGCTCGGTGAGGGACACAGACGAAGATTTACCCACTCAAAACACGGCGATGACACGCCTAGACGGCATCTCCGGGGAAGACCAGGAAATGACATGGCGTGCCAGGGAGGCCGGTTCAGGAGAGGACAGTGGGTGGAGAGTTCAGGCATTCGCCGTCTTTCACGACACGGACTCTGCGCTGCTGACAGCCGCCACAAAAGATAACTTTCCTGGGGGTCGATGGGGGCTAGACCGCTGA